The genomic region CGACCTCATTGTGGTTGAAAAATCGACCCTCCCCGTAAGAACTGCAGAAGCGCTAGAGAAAATCTTACATTCAGGTGAAAGTGACTACCATTTTGAAGTCTTATCAAACCCCGAATTTTTAGCCGAAGGTACAGCCATTAACGATCTCCAGAACCCGGATCGCGTTTTAATTGGTGGCAGAGAAAATGAAACGGGGCAAAAAGCCATTGCTGACTTAGTGGAGATCTATTCGAATTGGGTGAGTCCCGAAAAAATTCTAACGACAAATACCTGGTCATCGGAACTCTCTAAATTAGTCGCCAATGCCTTTTTAGCTCAACGAGTGAGTTCCATCAATAGTATTTCAGCACTCTGTGAAAAAACGGAGGCAGATATCACTGAGGTCTCAAAAGCAATCTCAATGGATTCTCGTATAGGTGCAAAATTCCTCAATGCCTCGGTTGGTTTTGGTGGCTCATGCTTTAAAAAAGATATCTTAAACTTGGTCTATATTTGTCGTCATTATGGTTTAAACGAAGTCGCCGATTACTGGGACCAAGTCGTCATTATGAATGACTATCAGCAAACGCGCTTTGTCGATAAAATTATTGCCACCATGTTTAACACTGTCTCAGACAAAAAAATCACTGCTTTGGGTTTTGCTTTTAAAGCTAATACGGGGGATACCCGTGAGAGCCCCGCCATAATAATTGTGAAGCAGCTCGTAGAAGAACGAGCGCGGGTTTATGTCTCGGATCCAAAAGCTTTAAAGCAAGCCAAGCATGATCTTGATGGTTTAGATGTAGTTTTAGAAGAAGATCCCTACGAGGCCTGTAAAGGGGCTGATGCGGTCTGTATCCTAACTGAATGGCAAGCCTATAAGGATTTGGATTATAAGAAAATTTATGCGAATATGAATAAGCCCGCCTTCATTTTTGATGGTAGGAATATTATTAACCCTCAAGAGCTTTACGAGATCGGCTTTAATGTTTACCCCATAGGTAAAGCAGCTTTAGAAAGATAGTTGTTCCCTAAAGTATATACGGGGCGCCGCCCCCGATCGCCAGGTGAAGGATTGCTCACTCCTTGACCAGGCAGATGAATTGAATATAGCACTCTGTTCAACTAAGCATAGGAGCGCAGCGACTAGTGTTGGGATGGTTAAGGGGGTGTTGCCACACAGGTGGATAAAAATTATTGGCCCGTACGGCAGTACCTCGAGAGGGACGGCGTCCTTCTCGTATGCAAAGCATATTACCCATAAAGCGGGACGGCGTTCTTCTCGTATGCAAAGCATAATATCCTTTATTATGGGTTATTTATAAATGTGCTCATCTTTGATAGGTGGACATACATAGATTTAATTTTCTAACAAAGAGTTGATGTACAATCAAGGAGTTTAGCGACATGAAAGGAATAATTTTAGCTGGTGGATCAGGTACTCGTTTACATCCTGTCACTCTAGGTGTATCTAAGCAGTTATTACCGGTCTATGATAAACCGATGATTTATTATCCCTTATCAGTTTTAATGCTAGCGGGGGTTAGAGATATTCTAATCATTACCACGCCAGAAGATCAGCTGAGCTTTAAGCGATTACTGGGTGATGGTTCAAATTTTGGCATACAATTGACTTATGAAGTTCAGCCGTCTCCAGATGGCTTGGCTCAAGCCTTTATCATCGGCGAAGACTTTATTGGAAAAGACTCTGTCGCTTTAGTGCTTGGAGATAATATTTTCTATGGTTCAGACTTACCGAAAAAACTAGCGAAGGCAATTCAACAAAAGCAAGGAGCTACAATTTTTGGTTATTGGGTGAATGATGAAGTCGCAAAAGAGTTTGGAATTGTAGATTTTGATGACAAGGGCACCGCCATTTCCATTGAAGAAAAACCAAGTCAACCAAAATCCAACTATGCCGTTACAGGACTCTATTTCTATGATAATGATGTCATTGGAATTGCTAAGAATATCAAGCCCTCGTCGCGTGGCGAATTAGAAATAACGAGTATCAATCAAGAATACCTCAAAAGAGGCGATTTAAACGTGGACTTATTAGGTCGTGGTTATGCCTGGTTAGATACAGGGACTCATGATAGCCTTTTACAGGCGAGTCAATTTGTACAAACTCTCGAGCACCGTCAAGGTCTAAAAATTGCTTGCTTAGAGGAAATTGCCTTGGAACGTAAGTGGCTTAGTGCAAATAAAGTCAATGAGATAGCGGATAGCTTAAGTAAAACAACTTATGGTCAGTACTTAAAAAAGTTATTAAAGTCTGTCAATAAAACATCTCTTTGAGTACTAAGGGAGCTTTATCATATGATGACTTAGCTCAAGATCCCTTGAGCTTACTCTTGCCCACTATGCCCTTGGATTTTTGAATTACTTAATTGTATTCTCAGGTACATATTCATGTATCAAATTTTTGAACTCTTGAAGATCATTAATAGAAATCAATTCTTTAATTCTATTTAAGTCAATACTCTGTCCACGTTGTTTATTTTGATCTTTTTGCATTAACCAGATTCGATCATATTCCGTTTCGATAACATTTTCATCTTCAGTGAGAATTTCTTCGTATTCCTTTTCTCCTGGTCGCAAGCCACAAAACTCTATTTTGATATCTTCATGCGGTGTTAAACCAGAGAGTTCGATTAAACGAACTGCAAGATCATATATCTTGACGGCTTCGCCCATTTCGAGAACCATGATTTGTGAGGGTTGAGCAATAGCCCCAGACATGAGTACTAAATCTACTGCCTCAGGAATGGTCATGAAAAAGCGTCTCATTTCAGGAGAAGTTACAGTTATAGACTTGCCTTCTTTAATTTGCTTCTTAAATAGTGGAATAACTGAGCCAGATGAACCTAAAACATTGCCAAAGCGAACAGCGACAAATTCTGTTCCTTTAAATTCTCGCTCTTGTAATATTCGTTCAGCAATTCGTTTAGTGGAACCCATAATATTTGAGGGACGAACCGCCTTGTCGGATGATATCATAACAAAACGCTTCACTTTCATTTCTTCTGCAATGTTTGCTAAATTGGAAGTCCCAATGACATTATTTCTAAAGGCAGCACTGGGGTTAGATTCCATTAAGGGGACGTGTTTATAAGCTGCAGCATGATAGATGAGGTCGATACCATTCACTTTGTTAATAGCCGCTTTAATTTCTTCCTTATAACGGATATCACCTGCAATGGGGACAATAATGGCCTTAGGATATTGGCCTCTTAATTCTTTTTCAATGGTATATAAGGCAATTTCGGAGGACTCAAATAGCACAATCAGTTTAGGTTCATAGGATAAAATTTGACGACAAAGTTCAGATCCGATACTGCCGCCTGCACCAGTAATCAGGATTTTATGACCTTTAATTAATACAGAGGTTTTTGTACGATCTAATTGAGCTTCATCACGTCCGAGTAGATCAATTACATCAACATCTCGAATCATTGAGGTGCTAATTTCACCACTCGCTAGATCTTTTAATGAAGGGATAGTTCTGAATTTCGGCGATATACCTGCTTTAGCAGCGAGATCTAACAAATCGTTAATTGCTTGTGGTTTATTATAAGGATCTAAGAGGTGTAAATCAGTTATATCCCAATTTTTGACTTTTTGAATGAGGCTTTCGTAAGTACCGGTATAAATGGGTACACCATGAATACTGCGACCTGCTAAATCAGTTTCTTCAGTGAAAACACCACAAAATAGACCATTAAAATGTTTCGAACAACTACGAATTAATGTGTCAGCTTCTAAGCTTGATCCACAAATCATAACACGAGAAATGTATTCTCGGCGTTTGAGTATATAGGATCGACGTTTTTCTCGAAAAGCTCGTATAAAGGCACGACTCCCGGTACACCAACCCGTTAATAGAATAAACTCTGCAATCAGTACCGTTCTTGAAAATGAGCCTTTATAAAAAACTTCTCCTTTAATAAGTACAGAAAATATAAGAATGGCAATAAAACAAGCTAGAACAGTTTTCCATACGTCATGAATACTGTAATAACGCCACATTCCCGATAATTGACGCATGGGGATAAATGTGCCAAAGACAATAGCAATAAGAAAAGGTAATGTTTTAAAATATATATGAATGTATTCAGGTAGTTTTTCATCGAATCGAATGATAAAGGCGATATAAAAAGTAAAACACACCCCTATTAAATTCCATAATAAAACAACACTTTTTCTGAAGGGCCATTTTTTAAAAAGAGAGGATGGTATCATTTAATAGCTTGCTTCATTACATTATTTACGACAGAGATAGTTTGATGAATATTTTGCTCACTTAAAGTAGGGTGAACTTGGAACATAATCACAGATGAGCCAATAGCTAGGTCATTTGGTAAATCTTGAGTAACTTGTAAATTGAGTGTGTCACGATTGGGCATCTGAACATCTTTCCATGCATCTTCTTTACCAATAGCCCAAGTGCTCCCAAATTGGCACACGATGCCTTCCTTAGCAATAGCTTGAATGACAGCATTACGATCCCAATTGTCTTTAAGCTTAGATATTTCGAGAAAAACGTAATATTTGTAATAAGCATGAACAATATGTGTCGGAGCTTCTTCTACTCGTAGACCAGGACTAGTTTTGAAGGCTGTATTGAGTATTTGCGCATACTTTTTACGGGCGGCTAAATTCCATGAGTCGAGTTTAGCTAATGCAATTCTTCCTATGGCGGCTTGAATCTCGGTCATACGCCAATTTGTTCCGATTGAACTGTAGTATGATGATGAATGAGCTTTATCTAAATCAACAAGTGGGTGGTTTAAAGTAGTATTATATTTATCAAAGTCTTTACCGTGGTCTTTAAAGCTCCAAG from Lentisphaera profundi harbors:
- the rfbA gene encoding glucose-1-phosphate thymidylyltransferase RfbA, which produces MKGIILAGGSGTRLHPVTLGVSKQLLPVYDKPMIYYPLSVLMLAGVRDILIITTPEDQLSFKRLLGDGSNFGIQLTYEVQPSPDGLAQAFIIGEDFIGKDSVALVLGDNIFYGSDLPKKLAKAIQQKQGATIFGYWVNDEVAKEFGIVDFDDKGTAISIEEKPSQPKSNYAVTGLYFYDNDVIGIAKNIKPSSRGELEITSINQEYLKRGDLNVDLLGRGYAWLDTGTHDSLLQASQFVQTLEHRQGLKIACLEEIALERKWLSANKVNEIADSLSKTTYGQYLKKLLKSVNKTSL
- a CDS encoding polysaccharide biosynthesis protein: MCFTFYIAFIIRFDEKLPEYIHIYFKTLPFLIAIVFGTFIPMRQLSGMWRYYSIHDVWKTVLACFIAILIFSVLIKGEVFYKGSFSRTVLIAEFILLTGWCTGSRAFIRAFREKRRSYILKRREYISRVMICGSSLEADTLIRSCSKHFNGLFCGVFTEETDLAGRSIHGVPIYTGTYESLIQKVKNWDITDLHLLDPYNKPQAINDLLDLAAKAGISPKFRTIPSLKDLASGEISTSMIRDVDVIDLLGRDEAQLDRTKTSVLIKGHKILITGAGGSIGSELCRQILSYEPKLIVLFESSEIALYTIEKELRGQYPKAIIVPIAGDIRYKEEIKAAINKVNGIDLIYHAAAYKHVPLMESNPSAAFRNNVIGTSNLANIAEEMKVKRFVMISSDKAVRPSNIMGSTKRIAERILQEREFKGTEFVAVRFGNVLGSSGSVIPLFKKQIKEGKSITVTSPEMRRFFMTIPEAVDLVLMSGAIAQPSQIMVLEMGEAVKIYDLAVRLIELSGLTPHEDIKIEFCGLRPGEKEYEEILTEDENVIETEYDRIWLMQKDQNKQRGQSIDLNRIKELISINDLQEFKNLIHEYVPENTIK
- a CDS encoding nucleotide sugar dehydrogenase gives rise to the protein MSIKEIVCIGAGYVGGPTMSVIAEKCPHINVTVVDLNEDRIKAWQTDDLPIYEPELLDVVKVARGRNLFFSTEIEKNIAKADVVFVSVNTPTKTFGKGAGVAANLEFIGKCARSIRKYAKRDLIVVEKSTLPVRTAEALEKILHSGESDYHFEVLSNPEFLAEGTAINDLQNPDRVLIGGRENETGQKAIADLVEIYSNWVSPEKILTTNTWSSELSKLVANAFLAQRVSSINSISALCEKTEADITEVSKAISMDSRIGAKFLNASVGFGGSCFKKDILNLVYICRHYGLNEVADYWDQVVIMNDYQQTRFVDKIIATMFNTVSDKKITALGFAFKANTGDTRESPAIIIVKQLVEERARVYVSDPKALKQAKHDLDGLDVVLEEDPYEACKGADAVCILTEWQAYKDLDYKKIYANMNKPAFIFDGRNIINPQELYEIGFNVYPIGKAALER